A DNA window from Coleofasciculus sp. FACHB-T130 contains the following coding sequences:
- a CDS encoding ABC transporter ATP-binding protein: MSRSQTLGRETRLREAKAKLKLGLMKRIGKFDKLTSLILEVQKKTLYLGLVTMILSSILDSVGIGLMIPFLKVILNEGGGTLLPQMALTEGLNSWLAQQGKGTLISLFALVLMGSLILKGYFYYISQVLTSIYREAVIKRLRKRLYQTYLYSPIEFFDNVQMGKVTSTLHTEVMETNKLLTNFFYGLTNLLILIAYLGTLVIVSWKMTVLTTFLITGVALWLSYFLKKIKTSGGLVVTAKRTLNAMALDTLSGVRIVKSYGAEDFELNRFNKISSNYMEANIGLAKKLNIIDPLTELATLAAAMVVLVGSYTLFISKGLLTTAELLIFMLVLIRIVPVLKKVNAARGSVQESLPALTKVTEALSLPEKYPLPNGNQKFTGLRDRILFQNVKFAYSGRSYVLNGLDLEIPRGKTVALVGASGAGKSTVASLVTRFYEVTDGVIEIDGQDIRNYDVVSLRQHIGVVSQDTYIFNASLLDNIAYGLEGMDREKVIEAARLANAHEFICQLPNQYDTVVGDRGVRLSGGQRQRISIARAMLRDPEIMILDEATSALDSQSEQLVQEALERLRTNRTVIVIAHRLATVRNADKIVVMEKGRIIEQGGHDELLAQQGAYWSYHNLQSLPV; the protein is encoded by the coding sequence ATGAGTCGAAGTCAGACACTCGGACGAGAAACAAGGTTGCGTGAGGCTAAAGCAAAATTAAAATTGGGCTTAATGAAGCGAATTGGAAAATTCGATAAACTGACCTCTCTGATTTTGGAGGTGCAGAAGAAAACTCTCTATCTAGGTTTAGTGACAATGATTTTGTCTTCTATTCTAGATAGTGTAGGAATCGGATTGATGATTCCTTTCCTAAAAGTAATTTTGAATGAAGGAGGTGGAACGCTTCTTCCTCAAATGGCTTTAACGGAAGGGTTGAACAGTTGGCTAGCGCAGCAAGGTAAAGGAACGCTCATTAGCTTGTTTGCCTTAGTCCTCATGGGTTCTTTAATTTTAAAAGGGTATTTCTACTACATTTCCCAAGTCTTGACTTCCATTTATCGGGAAGCCGTCATCAAACGCTTGAGGAAACGGCTGTATCAAACCTATTTATATTCGCCCATTGAATTTTTTGATAATGTGCAGATGGGTAAAGTAACCAGCACCTTACATACAGAGGTGATGGAAACAAACAAGCTGTTGACTAACTTCTTTTATGGCTTGACCAACCTGCTGATTTTAATCGCGTATTTGGGAACGTTGGTGATCGTGTCGTGGAAAATGACGGTTCTAACGACATTTTTGATTACAGGCGTTGCTTTATGGCTCAGTTATTTCTTGAAAAAGATTAAGACATCGGGGGGTTTAGTTGTTACTGCTAAACGCACTCTAAACGCGATGGCTTTAGATACGTTAAGCGGTGTTCGCATCGTTAAATCTTATGGTGCGGAGGATTTTGAACTGAACCGCTTCAATAAGATCAGTAGCAATTATATGGAGGCGAACATCGGACTAGCTAAGAAGCTAAACATCATCGACCCGCTGACAGAGTTAGCGACTTTGGCTGCGGCGATGGTGGTTTTAGTCGGTAGCTACACTTTGTTTATCTCCAAGGGTCTGCTCACGACCGCAGAGCTGCTGATATTCATGCTGGTTCTGATTAGAATTGTTCCGGTACTGAAAAAGGTGAATGCCGCGAGGGGTTCTGTCCAAGAGTCTCTGCCAGCGTTAACGAAAGTCACGGAGGCGCTCTCGTTACCAGAGAAATATCCGCTTCCTAATGGAAACCAGAAATTTACAGGGTTGCGCGATCGCATTCTTTTCCAAAATGTAAAATTTGCCTACAGCGGCAGGTCTTACGTCCTCAACGGTTTGGATCTAGAAATTCCTCGTGGCAAAACTGTGGCGCTGGTTGGCGCTTCTGGAGCCGGGAAATCCACTGTGGCATCTCTCGTTACCCGTTTCTACGAAGTGACCGATGGTGTTATCGAGATCGACGGTCAAGATATCCGGAACTACGATGTTGTCTCGCTACGCCAGCACATTGGAGTCGTTAGCCAAGACACCTACATCTTTAATGCCTCACTTCTGGATAACATTGCCTACGGTTTAGAGGGAATGGACAGAGAAAAGGTGATTGAGGCAGCCCGCCTTGCCAATGCCCACGAATTTATCTGTCAGTTGCCCAACCAATACGACACAGTGGTAGGAGATAGAGGCGTTAGGCTTTCCGGAGGACAACGACAACGCATTTCAATTGCTAGGGCAATGCTGCGCGACCCGGAAATCATGATTCTCGATGAAGCCACCAGCGCCTTAGATTCGCAGTCAGAACAGTTAGTGCAAGAAGCACTGGAACGTTTGCGAACAAACCGGACTGTAATTGTGATTGCCCACCGTTTGGCTACTGTCCGGAATGCCGACAAAATTGTGGTAATGGAGAAAGGTCGAATTATCGAACAGGGAGGGCATGACGAGTTGCTTGCCCAGCAGGGAGCTTACTGGTCTTACCACAATCTCCAGTCTTTGCCTGTGTAA
- a CDS encoding glycosyltransferase, producing MRIAFIVGKFPTVSETFILNQIVGLIERGHEIDIYAQKPGDTAKIHLDVERYQLLDRTYYVPEQRPANPLIYVIKAIWLLLANFPKNPVAFLRSLNVFKYGKEAASLRMLYTTFSLLPFLSNKPYDIIHCQFGPLGFLGMYFRTIAASRAKVIISFRGSDLTMYLSQYGDDIYKKLFEKGDCFLPICNHFKNKLISLGCNEKKIIVLRSGIDCNRFSFKTRYPHPDGKVRIVSTGRLIEKKGIEYGIRAIANLTKMNLDLEYNIIGDGSLKPDLQQLIQELDVGNIVNLLGWKQQHEVVQILNDSHIFVAPCVTSKDNNQEGIPNVLKEAMAMGLPVASTYHSGIPELVEDGVSGFLVAERDVNALTEKLGYLIAHPEVWPEMGAAGRAYVEKHYEIGQLNDYLVEIYEKLLIT from the coding sequence ATGAGAATCGCCTTTATTGTTGGTAAATTTCCTACTGTATCAGAGACGTTCATCTTAAATCAGATTGTGGGACTGATTGAGCGAGGACACGAGATTGACATTTACGCCCAGAAACCGGGCGATACTGCCAAAATCCACCTAGATGTGGAAAGATATCAACTTCTTGATCGCACCTACTATGTTCCGGAGCAAAGACCAGCCAATCCTTTAATTTATGTAATTAAGGCGATTTGGCTGCTGTTAGCAAATTTCCCCAAAAATCCTGTTGCATTTCTGCGATCGCTTAATGTTTTTAAGTATGGCAAAGAAGCTGCTTCATTGAGGATGCTGTATACAACATTCTCGTTACTCCCATTTCTATCAAATAAGCCATACGATATAATCCATTGCCAGTTTGGACCCTTAGGATTCTTAGGGATGTACTTTAGGACAATTGCTGCCTCTAGAGCTAAAGTAATTATCTCATTTCGAGGTTCTGACCTCACTATGTATCTCAGTCAATATGGTGACGATATCTATAAAAAGCTTTTTGAAAAAGGAGACTGTTTCCTGCCCATTTGTAACCATTTTAAAAATAAATTGATTAGTCTGGGCTGCAATGAAAAAAAAATTATTGTACTCCGCTCAGGAATCGATTGTAATCGGTTTTCCTTTAAGACACGCTATCCGCATCCCGATGGTAAAGTGCGGATTGTTTCAACAGGTCGCCTAATTGAAAAAAAAGGGATTGAATATGGTATTCGCGCTATTGCTAACTTGACAAAAATGAACCTCGATCTTGAATACAATATCATTGGTGATGGCTCTTTAAAGCCAGACTTGCAGCAACTGATTCAAGAGCTAGATGTTGGAAATATAGTAAATCTCTTGGGTTGGAAACAACAGCACGAAGTCGTGCAAATTCTCAACGATTCCCACATTTTTGTAGCTCCCTGCGTAACCAGTAAGGATAATAATCAAGAAGGAATTCCTAATGTTTTAAAAGAAGCAATGGCAATGGGTTTGCCAGTTGCCAGCACTTACCATAGTGGCATCCCTGAGCTAGTCGAAGATGGGGTTTCAGGGTTCCTAGTTGCAGAACGGGATGTCAATGCTTTGACTGAAAAATTAGGCTACCTAATCGCCCACCCAGAGGTCTGGCCCGAAATGGGTGCGGCTGGTCGTGCATACGTGGAAAAGCACTATGAAATTGGGCAGCTAAACGACTATTTAGTTGAAATATACGAGAAACTGCTAATTACCTGA
- a CDS encoding MOP flippase family protein — translation MSRLEKKILSEPDQTQHFQTDHLKADLKGRSVRGGAVTMVSQGCKFVLQMGSTVVLARLLSPQDYGLIGMVTSVTGIVFLFNDMGLSTATIQRAEINHKQVSTLFWVNVGMSLLLMLLTAAMAPAIAWFYGEPRLTWIAIVSASAFIFGGLSVQHQALLRRQMRFTALAAIEIVSIVLGVAIAIISALYGAGYWSLVFMSLTTAIVTAAGVWVMCGWRPGLPAQRSGVRSMLAFGGNLTGFSVLNYCARNLDNILIGRVWGAEALGVYAKAYSLMMLPLQQINSPITAVAVPGLSRLHSEPQQFRNHYLKGLSLIGFLTTPIVLFMMIVSEELVELILGSQWGEAGTIFKLLGISALVQPLTNTSGWLYISSGRTAQMFKWGVFSSSFLVISFFFGLPYGARGVALSYSIAKLLQTLPCMYYATRGTSITMLNLLEAMKHPLLASLIAGAIAFGVKLAIAPTLTVWATVIVSLAVMALTYLILMFYVFNTKDLYLSVLKQFKRPKGS, via the coding sequence TTGTCGAGATTAGAGAAAAAGATTCTATCTGAGCCTGACCAAACTCAGCACTTTCAGACTGACCATCTGAAGGCTGATTTAAAAGGTCGCTCGGTTCGTGGCGGTGCAGTCACGATGGTGAGTCAGGGGTGCAAATTTGTACTTCAAATGGGATCGACGGTTGTGCTAGCTCGTCTACTCTCACCTCAAGACTACGGTCTAATTGGGATGGTGACTAGCGTGACGGGTATTGTGTTTCTCTTCAATGACATGGGTCTGTCAACGGCGACGATCCAAAGAGCCGAAATCAACCACAAGCAAGTCAGCACCCTGTTTTGGGTGAATGTGGGGATGAGCCTCTTGCTGATGCTATTGACTGCGGCTATGGCACCGGCGATCGCTTGGTTTTATGGTGAGCCGCGCCTGACCTGGATTGCGATCGTTTCTGCCAGTGCATTTATATTTGGTGGGTTGAGCGTCCAGCACCAAGCCTTGCTTCGGCGACAGATGCGCTTTACCGCTCTCGCTGCAATTGAGATCGTCTCCATCGTGCTGGGGGTAGCGATCGCGATTATTTCGGCTTTGTATGGGGCTGGATACTGGTCGCTGGTATTTATGTCACTGACTACGGCAATCGTCACGGCTGCTGGGGTTTGGGTAATGTGTGGTTGGCGTCCTGGCTTACCTGCTCAACGCTCAGGCGTCCGTTCTATGCTGGCTTTTGGTGGCAACCTCACTGGTTTCAGCGTCCTTAACTACTGCGCCCGAAACCTGGACAACATTTTAATCGGACGGGTGTGGGGTGCTGAGGCTCTAGGTGTGTACGCGAAAGCATACAGCCTAATGATGCTTCCTTTGCAACAAATCAACTCCCCAATTACCGCTGTTGCCGTTCCCGGTCTGAGCCGATTGCATTCTGAGCCACAGCAATTTCGCAATCACTATTTAAAAGGACTATCGCTGATCGGATTTTTGACGACGCCTATCGTCCTCTTTATGATGATTGTCTCCGAAGAATTGGTCGAGCTGATACTTGGCTCCCAATGGGGAGAGGCTGGTACAATCTTCAAGCTTCTTGGTATATCTGCACTCGTTCAACCACTTACGAATACCTCTGGCTGGCTCTATATTTCTTCAGGAAGGACAGCTCAGATGTTCAAGTGGGGAGTATTTTCTTCCAGCTTCTTAGTGATTTCTTTTTTCTTTGGATTACCTTATGGCGCACGCGGTGTTGCTTTAAGTTATTCAATTGCCAAGCTATTGCAGACATTGCCTTGTATGTACTATGCAACGCGCGGCACGTCTATCACCATGCTCAATTTATTAGAAGCCATGAAGCATCCTTTGCTGGCATCTCTAATCGCAGGAGCGATCGCGTTTGGGGTTAAGTTAGCGATCGCGCCAACTTTAACCGTTTGGGCTACAGTCATTGTCAGTTTGGCGGTAATGGCTTTGACCTATTTAATCTTGATGTTCTATGTATTCAATACCAAAGACCTTTACCTATCTGTACTAAAACAGTTCAAACGACCTAAAGGCTCTTGA
- a CDS encoding glycosyltransferase family A protein, whose product MPVISVIIPVYNAEQTILETVKSVQQQTFSDLEIILVDDGSSDKSVELLKGIVDERVKVFVYENGGAAVARNRGLAHAKGEFIAFIDADDLWTPDKLELQLAELQKHPEAGVAYSWTSFIDEKGKLLYVQQPVYFEGNVYPQLLVSNFLVCGSIPLIRKQAIESVGELDPELKSTHDWDYWLRLAAKWSYVLVPQHQIFYRQVPGSISSKIEVREKYNLMALEKAFQTAPAELQSLKNQSLANVYQHLADLYLTRKADPDAVKQAGYKLKTAVRLYPKMLLNSSAQRLLLKWLVMRSLSPKFANYFRQISTKFRDFRYQRWSKNLENLGKETP is encoded by the coding sequence ATGCCAGTAATATCAGTGATAATTCCGGTCTACAATGCTGAACAAACAATCTTGGAAACGGTTAAATCTGTTCAGCAGCAAACATTTTCAGACTTGGAAATAATTTTAGTTGATGACGGATCGAGTGACAAAAGCGTAGAACTGCTTAAAGGAATTGTAGATGAACGGGTAAAAGTATTTGTCTATGAAAATGGCGGAGCCGCCGTCGCTCGCAATCGCGGTTTAGCTCACGCTAAAGGTGAATTTATTGCCTTTATTGATGCAGATGATTTATGGACACCAGACAAGCTAGAACTACAACTTGCAGAATTACAAAAGCACCCCGAAGCAGGAGTAGCTTATAGCTGGACTTCTTTTATAGATGAAAAAGGAAAACTTTTATATGTGCAGCAACCCGTATATTTTGAAGGAAATGTTTATCCACAATTATTAGTCAGCAATTTTCTAGTTTGTGGTTCAATTCCACTGATTCGTAAGCAAGCAATTGAGTCCGTTGGGGAACTCGACCCAGAACTAAAATCTACTCATGATTGGGATTACTGGCTCAGGTTAGCAGCTAAGTGGTCTTACGTTCTGGTTCCTCAACATCAGATTTTTTATCGTCAAGTACCTGGCTCAATTTCTTCCAAAATAGAGGTTAGGGAAAAATATAATCTGATGGCGCTTGAAAAGGCTTTTCAGACAGCACCAGCAGAGTTGCAATCTCTCAAGAACCAGAGTTTAGCAAATGTTTATCAGCACCTCGCCGATTTGTATTTAACTCGTAAAGCAGATCCTGATGCAGTTAAGCAAGCGGGTTACAAACTAAAAACGGCAGTTCGTTTGTATCCAAAAATGCTCCTAAATAGCAGCGCTCAGCGCTTACTGCTGAAATGGCTGGTGATGCGATCGCTTTCCCCTAAATTCGCTAACTATTTTCGGCAGATATCTACTAAATTTCGTGATTTTCGATATCAGCGCTGGAGTAAAAATTTAGAAAATCTCGGTAAGGAGACGCCCTAA
- a CDS encoding O-antigen ligase family protein has translation MKPQNLEEKLIWYYITWIYVIHILGLQMTLVPILAWFFLWRVGKKLWNQTENTPTEEKITIPTTIWVWIICILVMEVALIAAHMNFNLGLGKILNSSINWVVRYAPLALFPLAGCLKIRPQIIYRAACILCLQSLIAVIVCYTASRLHLPSHIYTSPLRIIERSGLAYYSVNLYGLDPEGGGVRLELFTPWAPALGMVGNIYFFLAAQESNKKWRFIGMIGAVAMIVGSVSRLGIVSLPFVIFSTWALSNFTKPYIQLIAGIASFIMGVFSSWLINSFRAFSDMFYQARAGSSRVRDILARLAVERWKEAPIWGHGIGEFKGPAVATFKPIGSHNTWFGLLVTKGIVGFTALVIPLAWSFIDLVIKSQSSRVSRVGLSIILVIFMFTFGENIEALAYVYWPGLVMLGISIKEKFPSFLFTETNIPENGYRVKTEL, from the coding sequence ATGAAACCTCAAAATCTTGAAGAAAAGTTGATTTGGTATTACATTACCTGGATTTATGTAATTCACATTCTTGGGCTACAAATGACCTTAGTGCCTATACTAGCTTGGTTTTTCTTGTGGCGTGTAGGAAAGAAACTGTGGAACCAAACAGAGAATACGCCCACTGAGGAGAAAATAACCATTCCCACAACAATCTGGGTGTGGATTATTTGTATCTTAGTCATGGAGGTGGCTTTAATTGCTGCTCACATGAATTTCAATCTAGGATTAGGCAAAATTCTTAACTCATCAATCAATTGGGTTGTAAGATATGCTCCCTTAGCGTTATTTCCTCTTGCAGGCTGTTTAAAAATTCGACCACAGATAATTTATAGAGCAGCTTGCATACTTTGTCTGCAAAGCTTAATTGCTGTGATCGTTTGCTATACAGCGTCTAGATTACACCTACCTTCTCATATCTACACTTCCCCTTTGCGGATCATAGAACGTAGCGGTCTTGCTTACTACAGTGTTAACCTCTACGGTCTCGATCCTGAAGGAGGTGGAGTTCGTCTTGAATTGTTTACCCCCTGGGCACCCGCCTTGGGAATGGTAGGAAATATCTATTTCTTTCTAGCAGCGCAAGAATCGAACAAAAAATGGCGATTCATTGGCATGATTGGCGCGGTTGCAATGATTGTGGGTTCGGTTTCGCGCCTAGGTATTGTATCTCTTCCTTTTGTCATATTTTCTACTTGGGCTTTATCAAATTTTACGAAACCTTATATACAGCTCATAGCCGGAATCGCTAGTTTTATTATGGGAGTGTTTTCTTCCTGGCTAATCAATTCATTTAGAGCTTTCTCAGATATGTTCTACCAGGCAAGAGCAGGCTCTTCCAGAGTGAGAGATATATTGGCTCGCCTAGCAGTAGAACGTTGGAAAGAAGCTCCTATATGGGGACATGGAATTGGTGAATTTAAAGGGCCTGCTGTTGCAACATTCAAGCCCATCGGTTCTCACAATACTTGGTTTGGTCTTCTGGTAACGAAAGGAATCGTAGGGTTTACGGCACTTGTCATTCCCTTGGCTTGGAGCTTCATAGATTTAGTAATTAAGTCGCAAAGCAGTCGAGTTTCACGAGTAGGATTAAGTATAATCTTGGTGATATTTATGTTTACTTTTGGGGAAAATATAGAGGCTCTTGCCTATGTTTATTGGCCTGGGTTAGTTATGTTAGGAATTAGCATCAAAGAAAAGTTTCCTAGCTTTTTATTCACTGAGACCAATATTCCTGAAAACGGTTATAGAGTCAAAACAGAACTTTAA
- a CDS encoding glycosyltransferase — MKVAMIVGRFPVLSETFILNQIAGLIDRGHEVDIYSDQLGDTSKVHPAVEKYQLLNRTYYIQMPSNIAIRGLKGLGLLFANSYKDPALLLRSLNVFKYGKEAASLRLLYAAVSLLGNKEYDVIHCQFGPLGFIGMSFRLIGAPHGKLITSFRGFDISQHIQEFGEDVYNPLFATGDLFLSNCDYFKRRLIKLGCDEKKIIVLRSGIDCSKFVFTTRHLPADGRIGIVTTGRLVEKKGIEYGIRAIAKLAKAYPNIEYNIVGDGPLKESLQQLIDELDVSDKVKLLGHKQQQELIEILDNSHIFIAPCVTAKNGDQDAPVNVLKEAMAMGLPVIGTQHGGIPELIEDGISGFLVPERDADTLAEKLGYLFEHPEVWPEMGRSGRAYVEAHYDFNKLNERLVEIYH, encoded by the coding sequence GTGAAAGTCGCGATGATTGTTGGTCGATTTCCGGTTTTGTCAGAAACCTTTATCTTAAACCAAATCGCTGGTTTAATCGATCGGGGTCACGAAGTTGATATCTATTCTGACCAACTCGGAGATACTTCCAAGGTGCATCCAGCAGTAGAAAAGTACCAACTCCTGAATCGCACCTACTATATCCAAATGCCATCTAATATTGCGATTCGCGGGCTAAAAGGCTTGGGGTTGCTATTCGCGAACAGCTACAAAGACCCGGCCCTCTTGCTGCGATCGCTTAATGTTTTTAAGTATGGCAAAGAAGCTGCTTCATTGAGGTTACTATATGCAGCAGTCTCATTATTGGGCAACAAAGAATACGACGTCATCCATTGTCAATTTGGCCCTTTAGGATTCATCGGGATGTCATTTCGGCTGATTGGTGCGCCCCACGGAAAATTAATTACCTCATTTCGCGGTTTCGATATTAGCCAGCATATTCAGGAATTCGGTGAAGACGTTTATAATCCCTTATTCGCCACAGGAGACCTTTTTCTTTCTAACTGCGATTATTTCAAACGTCGCCTGATTAAGCTAGGTTGCGATGAGAAGAAAATCATCGTCCTTCGTTCGGGCATCGATTGTAGCAAGTTTGTGTTTACCACACGTCATCTACCCGCTGATGGTCGCATTGGAATTGTCACCACAGGTCGCCTTGTCGAAAAAAAAGGGATTGAGTATGGAATTCGTGCCATTGCCAAGTTGGCTAAGGCATACCCCAACATCGAGTACAACATCGTTGGGGATGGGCCATTAAAGGAAAGTTTGCAGCAACTCATTGATGAGCTGGATGTTAGTGACAAAGTAAAATTGCTGGGTCACAAGCAGCAGCAGGAACTCATTGAAATTCTCGACAACTCCCATATATTTATTGCCCCCTGCGTGACAGCGAAGAACGGCGATCAAGATGCCCCCGTAAACGTATTAAAAGAAGCAATGGCAATGGGTTTACCCGTGATAGGGACGCAACACGGTGGCATTCCAGAACTGATTGAAGATGGGATTTCAGGTTTTTTGGTTCCCGAACGAGATGCCGATACTCTGGCTGAAAAGTTGGGCTATTTATTTGAACATCCGGAAGTTTGGCCTGAAATGGGTCGCTCCGGCCGCGCCTACGTAGAAGCGCATTACGACTTTAACAAGTTGAACGAGCGGTTAGTAGAAATCTACCATTAG
- a CDS encoding DUF6817 domain-containing protein yields the protein MHSFAQTNIQLFNQLRAEGYSSNDINRIRDAYQLTMQLFTGAFRASGKTFIAHLVSTASILVSLHVPAKIVATGLLHATYTHGDFGNGKKGISNAKREQVKRVVGKEIEEYLARYATLSWNKKTIPAIFHRIDTLDPLDRDILLVRLANELEEYLDFGIVYCGDFKHQQYINYDGHLIVEMAEKLGFPTLATQLTEAFKETASAEIPRELCNTNAQDVSFRLAPKSYQKRLSLTFYNLLIHKPRRLVSAIARKFGNLRPSTSMTKDVPTISQSE from the coding sequence ATGCACTCTTTTGCTCAAACAAACATTCAACTCTTCAACCAGCTACGTGCAGAAGGCTACTCAAGCAACGATATTAACCGCATCCGTGATGCTTATCAGCTGACAATGCAGCTGTTCACAGGTGCTTTTCGAGCCTCAGGTAAGACGTTTATTGCCCATCTAGTCAGCACTGCTAGTATCCTGGTTTCTCTTCATGTACCTGCAAAGATAGTAGCAACAGGTCTGCTTCATGCTACCTATACTCATGGTGACTTTGGAAACGGGAAAAAAGGCATTTCTAATGCCAAACGCGAACAGGTAAAACGTGTTGTTGGCAAAGAGATTGAGGAGTATCTTGCTAGATATGCAACGCTGTCCTGGAATAAAAAGACGATTCCCGCTATTTTTCACCGCATTGATACGCTCGATCCGCTTGATCGCGATATTCTTTTGGTGCGCTTAGCCAATGAGCTAGAGGAATACTTGGATTTTGGCATTGTTTATTGTGGAGATTTCAAACATCAACAATACATTAATTATGACGGTCATCTGATCGTAGAAATGGCAGAAAAGTTAGGTTTTCCTACTTTAGCTACTCAACTAACAGAAGCATTTAAAGAAACTGCCTCCGCTGAAATACCTAGGGAACTTTGTAACACAAACGCTCAAGATGTTTCGTTTCGTCTTGCACCAAAGTCCTACCAGAAGCGGCTGTCACTCACCTTTTATAATTTGTTGATTCATAAACCGCGTCGTTTAGTTTCTGCCATAGCCCGTAAATTTGGTAATTTGCGTCCCAGTACTTCCATGACAAAGGATGTTCCTACTATAAGTCAGTCAGAGTAA
- a CDS encoding glycosyltransferase, which translates to MLDPQVTIVVSPRERFSCARESLESIYEHTSVPFKLVYVDGGSPAHIQRYLQQQASEKGFQIIRTDHYLTPNRARNLGLSQVTTKYLVFIDNDVIVSPDWLESLVQCAEETNATVVGPLTCQGTPVHEIVHFAGGEAHIWLEKVGENPRRRLREKMYKQGQKVAEVRPKLKRQQTELAEFHCVLVRTEIFEKVGLLDEQMFNTKEHLDFCMTVVEAGGSVYFEPACLVTYVPGPPLKPSDMLFYMLRWSDAWELNSLHRLRDKWNLDEDGYFKYRYKRLGWRRYVTILNPIGSRLTLGLAGGGVAKVLRPLDKVFNRYLTNRQARLQAKGLQPQMPAIPEKKPTVTASSR; encoded by the coding sequence ATGTTAGATCCCCAAGTTACGATTGTTGTTTCACCCCGCGAACGTTTCAGCTGCGCCCGCGAGTCGCTGGAAAGCATTTACGAACATACATCAGTCCCATTCAAGTTAGTTTACGTAGATGGGGGTTCACCCGCTCACATTCAGCGTTATTTGCAACAGCAAGCGAGTGAAAAAGGATTTCAAATCATTCGCACCGATCACTACCTCACTCCAAACCGCGCCAGAAACCTCGGTCTGAGTCAGGTTACAACCAAGTATCTCGTCTTTATCGATAACGATGTGATCGTCAGCCCAGACTGGTTGGAAAGCTTAGTTCAGTGCGCTGAAGAGACAAACGCTACCGTAGTGGGTCCCCTGACCTGCCAAGGCACTCCGGTACACGAAATTGTCCATTTTGCCGGTGGAGAAGCCCACATTTGGCTGGAAAAAGTCGGCGAAAACCCCAGACGGCGTCTCCGCGAGAAAATGTACAAGCAAGGTCAGAAAGTAGCGGAGGTGCGACCCAAGCTCAAACGTCAACAAACCGAACTAGCAGAATTCCATTGCGTACTGGTTCGCACTGAAATCTTTGAGAAAGTCGGCTTGCTCGATGAACAAATGTTCAATACTAAAGAACACCTCGATTTCTGCATGACAGTCGTTGAGGCGGGTGGTAGCGTTTACTTTGAGCCTGCGTGTCTTGTCACTTATGTTCCAGGCCCGCCCCTGAAGCCGTCAGATATGCTCTTCTATATGCTGCGTTGGAGCGACGCTTGGGAACTCAATAGCTTGCATCGCTTGCGCGATAAATGGAATTTGGACGAGGACGGGTACTTCAAATATCGCTACAAGCGCTTGGGATGGCGGCGATACGTGACAATCCTGAACCCAATTGGTAGCCGCCTGACTTTAGGTCTTGCTGGGGGCGGGGTGGCAAAAGTGTTGCGTCCTCTAGATAAGGTGTTTAACCGTTATCTCACGAATCGTCAGGCTCGCCTGCAAGCGAAAGGGCTACAACCTCAGATGCCTGCAATACCGGAGAAGAAGCCTACAGTGACGGCATCGTCCCGTTAG